The Solanum dulcamara chromosome 2, daSolDulc1.2, whole genome shotgun sequence region ATCTGCTCCATGAAGAATGAGCATCGGGGATGCCACCTGCAAGCATTGCACGCACAAATTGTTGATTCCTTTGGACAAAGCTGGAAAACATGATGGTGTTTCGTCAATAAATGTGGATATGTACTGACCTTTTCCACTTGTGATTCTATGTATTTTGTAGCCTTTAAGAGTTCCACAGCAGTTTTCACGCGTGTTTTATCGGAGTAAGAGATTACATTGTATGGAgcctagaaaaaaaattaaacaagaaCTAGCTTCAGTAACACATCAATACAGACCGATACTAAGCATACATTGAACATCAATGTGGATATAAGACAACTCGGTGCACTAAGCTTCTGCTATGCGTGAGTCCAGGGAAGGGCCGGACCACAGGGGTCTTTAGTACACAGCCTTACGCTGCATTTATGCAAGAGACTGTTTTCAAAGCTCGAACACGTGGCCTACTGGTCACATGACATAGATTAACAAATCATGTTGATGGTTGCAAGCGATATTCCAGAACAAAATGCTATAAGAACTTTAGAAGGAAAAACAGTGAACAGGTTTCTACAGAATAAAGGAGTCCATAAATTCATATGGAGCTATATCAAATATCTCAATAAGGGGCAGAGATGGGGCTTGGAAGAGGACAATGGAGAGTTTACCACAGACGGGGCATATAGATTTCTTTAAATTTAGAGCAGTCATCGTTTGCCTAGTATTCTGCCTCACTAACATTAAGAGAGTAACTCGAGGCATTACcattttccttttcttgaatTCCCTGATTGCCAATTCCGCCAAATCTTTCGTAGGGACTATCTTTGCTTGTGGCATAATGTTCGACAAGAAAATCAAGACTTTCTGCAGTGGAACTGGTGGCGTCATGTCTTCTGCAATCTTAGCAGAGCACCGAAGGGTCAGCTAAATTCTTGCATTTAGAAGGTTCAAATTCCACAAACATGATGTAAAAATTTCAACAAGCACAGAATTCCATGGCAATTCTGAGAGGAAAATGTAATTTCTTTCTACAGTGAATCATTCAAAATTGATAATTCAGCTTCATTCTTAAATACGATTTGACTGCTGGCGACAAAAGTATTGCTTGTTAGAACATACTTAGTTTCATGTTTATATAAATGGTGCCTGAAATGAGAAACATTTCTCAGCTCAAGCTTGATACTTAGGGGGGGAAATATCTGTTGCAACAAGCAAACCTTTTCCTGATAGAAATATCACGTCATAGAGAATAAATTATGAGAAAACTTTACGAAGGaaacagaaaaacaaaaaagaacagTTGGTACTTAAAGGTTCTAAAATTCTCTAGAGACTATTGGCATATTGGGAACAAAAATTTTCAGGACGGAAGCATGCATCGACTTAGAACCAAATTTTTACCATAACTGTTCTTCTAGTTTACCCCTCATTAAGTAAATATAAGAGGGGGTAAAATGAAGAGGGATAAAGAAATTCAGGGTGCCTGGAGATCAGTACGAGAATCATCCTCAAAAAGCTAAAATTTGCTAACAGCACAGAGCAATGAATCAAAATGAATGCCATTATAAAGAAAACATGTGTTTTAGCATCATTAAATGACAATGAATCAGACCGAGTTTTTGCATTGAAAATGGACATCTTTTTCTGGTGACAGAAAAtgaaccaattttttttttctgtccATTCTTTATTAGTTCATAGCTCTCAACTCAAGTCGGAGAAAATTTAAGTGCCTACAATTCAAATGGAAGACCAAAGAGAAACGTCGCATAAGATGGAAGATCAACAAGCAAAACTGAAAATTCTGCcctctttgaaaatatttaaaatatattcaaGTGTAAAGATATTGAACTCGTTGAGATTATCATTTCTACATATTTTAGTTTGATGGAGAGAATTAGGAAATTCTGAACTTTTTGATACCGAAGAAAATGATAAATGCATTGGTTCAGCTCAAAATAAACGTGCTCAAGAAAGTGAGAAACTAGAAAATGGGAAATACGATAATATAAGAAGTTAGCTAGACTAGCTAAAGATAATTATTACTTTGCACATTGGCGCGACAAGGACAATTCCATCCCATTCATGTGGTTCCTTAAGAAGAGCTTTCAGAGCAATTGCACCTCCCATGGACTGCCCAAATATAAAGTGGGGAAGCCCTCTAACTTCTGGCCTACCTGGTCCATCACAAGAGCACTTATCATTAAATTGTCACACGACACATGCCCTACCAAAAATTAGAAAAGCCATGAATGAACTTCAATTGGGGTTTAATGGATTTTGCTATTCACATTGTCTGATTGCGATGATTGCGattacactggatatgttgttaaGGCAAAGCAAAAACTCACTGCAACTTACTTTTAATCTTCACATACTGTTCATTGACATTGTCAACTATACCATCAAATTCAGGAATATATCCATGCAAACCATCAGAGAGACCAAAACCGGGATGATCAATAGCATAGACAGCATAGCCAGCAGCCGCTATATGCTTTGCAATACCTGAAAATTAATATATCATACAAAAGAATATAAACGGCTACTaagtaatactaataaaaaACCAGAAGTTGATTGGAAGAATAATCAAACTACTATTGGCTCTGTAGTTAAAGAGATAATAACAAACCTTCAAAGAAGAAAGTGCAAGTATCACCATATCCATGACTGAAGCACAAAGCACCTTTAATTCGTATGCCAGGCTTTGGCAGCCAACTTTTACAGAAAATCTGTTGGCCTTTCGAATTTGTTTCATACCACTACAAAATGCACATATGCAATTATTCAAATTCGAAGATGTATAAATCCCCTTCCTAAATAGTATGATACAAAAATTAACGAGTGAGAACAAAACAAAGACGATAAATTTCCATCGAAGAGACAAATCTAACTGGCAAAAAAATTAACAGTTCACAACTCAATGctccatatatatacatcatcaACCTAACCTTTTGACATAAATGTTTTAGCAAATAAGAGTAATAAGAATGGAAACAGAACTTAAGAATAACTGGGTGCCATTGTAGTGATAGTAGCGATTGTTTCATAATCAACAAAGTTTaaacttcaaagaaaacactTCCTAACTTCTTTCTCCATCAGTTTTCCTAACTAACCTGCATTCCAGTCTCTCCCTCGTATTACAAAAACCCCATTTGCTGTTTCCTATCTTTGAGCTCACTCTCGTTCAAATCGACATCGATCTATTCAAATTATTCAAAACACGATTAAGGTGATACATAAGTAATCAACTTCAATGACATTGCACAACAGAGCAAAACCGAACCACATAGCTAAAATAAAGATTTGCAACAACACTAGATGGTCTCTTCATTCTTTACATCTGTTGAAGCCTTGGCGGTCAGAGGTACCCGCCACCTATGCTGGTGGGAACTAACAGGTACCTTATGGAATTAGTCGATTCCGGACACCACGACTATCAAGATAAGGATCCCTTGACATTTCCTCTAGGAAGACTTTTTTTTGATGACTGTGGTGTCCAAGCCAACTTTCGCACACATCAACTATTTCCACGGATGTCATCTCCCACCCACCACCTCCTCTAGGAAGACTTACTAAGAAGTAAATTGTAATTCCCAAAAGTACTCATACACAGAGCcctaataccaaaactagagcaTAATAGCATAATATAAGTAAATTGATTAAGTTTAATACCTCCTCTAATCTGATATCACCTGGAGCCATCTGCATAAACCCCATAAAGtaaagaaccaaaaaaaaaattaggaagcAAAATCACCACTAAAAATCTAATCTTTGctcaaacaaaacaaaaataacaagaTAAAAACAAACCCCAAACCTTAAACAAGATATGATCAAGCTGCTGTTGAGCATTAACAAAAGCTGAACGAACCCTTCTTCTAGCAGGAGCATGATCCAAATTTTGTGAAGCAATTTCATTTAAAGCTTCACTAACCCCTTCAATTTTTGCCTTTTTTAGAGCCATAGTAATCGTTCTACCTTTAGTCTCTGAAGTAGAAGTTTGTAGTTTCCACTTCCATTTATGCCGGAGAATAATGGGTCGATCGATTTTCCGGGGGAAAAGTGAAGATTCCGGCGGTATAGATGGTCGGAAAGTGGAAGCTAATGCAAagttcatttttttattattattgatcgATCACAGAGAGAAAGTGGAAATGtagattttaaataattaaaaaaagtggCACTAAGCCGACAAGTAAACAGTCAATTCACGTTCTTTTTAATGtccattttctctatttttcccTAACAAAGAAAACGTGAGATTTGACTCAACTGTATATTAGTAGTAATAAAGTATTGACActtagagcccatttggattgatttaagccccttttcagcttgcTTTTGAATGtatttgtctaatgctaactttaagccagaaagtttttaaagtcagtcaaaaataaaaagttatgattcctaacttttttttttctaagtgattaaagtcattttctttgaccatggaaattacttttatatcccttatattttaattaaattcccaaactatcctttttattcttttaaccctaaaattcacataattatcctcatttaagcacttttatccaaacactcaactgcttatttataaaaataactttcagcactttaaagttctaaaagcacttcatacataaaagttgtTTTTTTAAGCACATCCAAACGGGTTCTTACTAATGTTTTGTAGGATGAACTGTTAacaatttgatattttttcggaatcgatttttcatattatattttttttatttatataaaaaaaattcttttaatgTAATGGTATAttctttataaaatttatttctcTCTGACaattatattcaaatattatataatactcATTCTGATTCAAAATATTGTCACATTTTActtttcaaaagataatttaattaatttttaacgCTAAATTTCATTAGACAAATTGGATAGTTTAAACTATACGGAAAGTATTATTTCttccatttcaatttatatg contains the following coding sequences:
- the LOC129879962 gene encoding caffeoylshikimate esterase-like — encoded protein: MNFALASTFRPSIPPESSLFPRKIDRPIILRHKWKWKLQTSTSETKGRTITMALKKAKIEGVSEALNEIASQNLDHAPARRRVRSAFVNAQQQLDHILFKMAPGDIRLEEWYETNSKGQQIFCKSWLPKPGIRIKGALCFSHGYGDTCTFFFEGIAKHIAAAGYAVYAIDHPGFGLSDGLHGYIPEFDGIVDNVNEQYVKIKSRPEVRGLPHFIFGQSMGGAIALKALLKEPHEWDGIVLVAPMCKIAEDMTPPVPLQKVLIFLSNIMPQAKIVPTKDLAELAIREFKKRKMAPYNVISYSDKTRVKTAVELLKATKYIESQVEKVASPMLILHGADDKVTDPRVSQYLYDKSSSSDKTLKLYDGGYHCILEGEPDDRILTVLNDIISWLDSRCSSN